The Populus nigra chromosome 4, ddPopNigr1.1, whole genome shotgun sequence genome contains the following window.
CTTTGATCACATCCTGCTGCAGCAACGTTTGATGAACTCACTATTTCTGGACCAGTCTTTAATTCGTGATTGAATCTAGAAACATCAACAGATCTTCCATTGATTTCTGGGGCGACATGGTTTTGCTCAAGTCTTTTTTTCAAGTGGGTGTGCCACACATTTTTAATTTCGTTGTCTGTGCGTCCTGGTAATCTTGCTGCAATTGCCGACcatctggaaaaaaaagaagggggaTCGATCCATGTCAAGATATGCACTAACCTTAGTTCTGATCCTACTTGATTAGCAGAATTTAAAATGCTAAAAGCCCTTTTGGCATGTTTCATGTCACATGAATGATTATATGTGCAATAACCAAAGTGTGCCAATCTTGTTTGAGAGTGCTTCAACTTGAAAAACGTGGGATGTCTTATTAGTCTATGCTATGGTACGTGACTTCCAGGAATCTGTTCAGTCCCCACATGTTTCTGATgcaaccatgaaaaaaatactGACATGTTGATCAATCACATGAGAGAAGGATTCTTTAAAATGACAagttgatttcttcttctcctgctTTTTTCGGATAGGAGGATGTGGGTGACAAGTCCTTTGATCaccagatataaaaaaaaatggttttctgCCTAGCCTATAGGCTACATGCCATCTCCCTATGAAGCACTGATTATCAAGTATCAATCGGGGAAGCAGAAGTTCTTGAAGATTAATAATTAGTTCTTCCATGTAAATGAAAATGCTAGTGTTTTGACTCTAGTTTGactgaaaatgctaaaactgCATACCTATTGCCTAACATCTCATGCAATTTGATGATGGTATCCTCTTCTTCTCTGCTGAAATTTCCTCGTTTAATGTCAGGCCTCAAGTAATTTATCCACCGGAGCCTGCAGCTCTTTCCACACCTCAGCAGACCTGAAAAGTGGGTAAGAAAGAAATGATTCAAAACCAGCATAAATTACCAGCTTGttgccaaaaatctcaaatgatCAGTTTGACTCAATTATCCACGCAAATGTTCAGGATTCACTTTAGAATTAAGTTATAAAGAGAGATATATGATAGAGAGTGTATGCTTCTACAAGGCAATCTTTGTTGGAAAGTGATCCATGGTAGATAAGTGTATAAATTACCAGCTTGTTTAGGAAGTGCACGCCAATTGCCATGGCCATAAAGTTGAATGTGATTGATGAGAATCCGATCCTCTTCAGCAGTCCAGGGACCTCTCTTCAATCCCATTTTCTCACAGCATGGAGCTCTCACCATTTTTATATCTCAGAGCtggttaaaagaaagaaaagaatggcTGGCTCTTTATAAAGAAACGAAAGAGCCTAAATGCACAAAATATGAAGCAAGGCAACGAGCAACTAGACTATATATAGCATGACAAAAGCATGCGggcatatataatataatacagATGAATGAGTCCAAAGCACACCCCATCCATCTTTTTTCAAAAGGCAAATCCGCCTGCAATTTCTAGGAAATCTCTTGCACCCTCGCTCATCACTCTCAGGTGGGGTGCAGCGCTTGATTACCAGACTGGTCAAATGCAAACGTGGTCATTTGCATCAAACGGGTACTGCATGTGAACTCGGTGGCTATAGTCAAGTGCAAGCAACTTGTTGTGAAGTTGAGCTCGTCTTATTGTAGAAGTTTCAACAGTCGAGACTTTGGGGTTTTGGATAGGAATTCTTGGGTGAAAACCTTGGAAGGAATTATATATGAAAGTTAAACgatttaaatgataaattatttttttattctttatgaaATAAACACGAGTcttagaaattaatataaattatttcttgaaatttctCTTAACAGTTTAATCTATTGAGTTGAGATTGTTCTTTGATAtgagtcttgatgaccaaacaactataaatttgaatctcatcatttttatttatttgataaaaattaaatacatggtAGTGTGAATCTATGCAAATTTTAAGCTCAAagaattttcaattgaaaaaatatattagagaataatataaatttaaagcattacctaataatttaaattattaaattgcgATGATTCTTTGATAACAAGTAAACCTCTTTCCTAtctatttattctaaataaatttaataaggaTTTGTCTAATCATGCCCTTGGAATCCATGCATGGACACTTAACATTGTACTAAATTTATGGAGAGGTGGTGGCCagtttaatcaaataaaattaattttaattttaatatttggttaatacGAGgagatattttagatttttttaacaagtaaAAATCCTTTTTGTTTAGTGCAAAATCACTCCACAtgaatacaatatatatatatatatatatatatatatatatatatcaaaacagAATCGACAATGATGTTCGATTGATAGTTTATATCTCAATCAGCACTCACACACACTTTCCTTCAAGAGATCTAGTTAATTTCATCTCGATAAGAAGacacaaattaagaaaataaattaaaataacaaaaaataaattagaatatatatcaatgaaaaaaaagaccttttttagtaaaacaaataaattacaaCTCGAGAGAGTTAGTTTCTAAAACAAATCTCAAAATTCTATTATATAatatcatctttttctttaattactaataaaactatagttgaataattaaaaatccaaGATTCAGATGAATCTACTCCCTTAGATTTTATATCAAAACCTTCACTGTTCTTATATGCATTCCTCTTTATCTATCCCCTCGGAGAACATCTTCTTCATGATTAATGGATCTCGTATCTTTTGAAAAAACTCACAtccatgctatttttttttatcagccaTGAAattcgttaaaaaaaaaaaaaacaacaaccatcGTGAGAGGAATATCTAGCCATTGTTTcctgcaaaaaaatattttttaaaaaaattaaaataaattttactttaaataaattttttatatatttttaaattattttttaaaaattaaaaaatatattattttaatatattttgttaaaaatttaaaacaatcttCACTATTATCTCAAACATATAAAACAGATAATCTACGGACACGTTTAGAAGTGTGGTtacagttgcttttcaaagtgtttttcattttgaaatgcattaaaataatatttttttattttttaaaaatcattcttaagatcagcatattaaaacaattcaaaacatatataaaaattaatttttaataaaatataaattttaaattttttaaaaatacgagTTAATGCATGTTTATAAATATTCTCAGCAAGAAAGATcaagatataaaaaagataaaaaaacggAACTTTTCATGCACTCGAAAGCACAATTCCATGTAAACAATTCCAGCTACatggaattttaaattttctttatttttttagaattttgttcctatatttaatcaattttattcttgtatTATTAAAGAAGTGGTAGATAATGTTGATtaaaaagtctttttttatCACTTAAATTTTACtaagataataatttaatgagttattttttgttttatttaaattttttatatgttttgggaatgaaattagaatttataACATATTTGGTAGTTGATTGAAACTTGTAAaggcaaattaaaatttacccCAAGAAATACACAAAGACGGCAGCCATGAATTGCTTTTCCAAGCACACGCGAGgaattattttcaaaagaaaagcaCTGAACAATTTGTCAAGGGACCATttttgaaggggaaaaaaggagTGATGATTGTGATTTGTCCAGAATATCTTGCTTTATATCTCGAGTTTCAAAGgagtttaatataaataattccGCATATCAATTTAAAAGCAGAAAACGCTTACTGggtattttaaaatgttgactCAGATGATAATTagatttatctttaataaatcTCATGTTAATCACCGGTTCAATGATGGATGATCTATGTaagaatatttaaatcaaagagatattcaattttaatatatcaaattgatgaaagaaagtgaaaaaacagACGTCAGCTAGTCAATAAAAATCATCTAGCTACTAGCTAGTGGTCTGACATAAAAGCATGCAGTTTCCTGCTGACTTCTCCGTCTATATATCACCAAAGCATGTACTTAGGATTCGATTTATGCGTGTGGctgaatattatatatttttgtgtggACACCttgtttgaattaattaattaattagttatgaCAATCACCTGAACTCCATTAACGATTTCTCCAAGTTGGAGATTACattaatgtgtttgtttttgagatatttatttttatgattata
Protein-coding sequences here:
- the LOC133691899 gene encoding transcription factor MYB14-like, whose translation is MVRAPCCEKMGLKRGPWTAEEDRILINHIQLYGHGNWRALPKQAGLLRCGKSCRLRWINYLRPDIKRGNFSREEEDTIIKLHEMLGNRWSAIAARLPGRTDNEIKNVWHTHLKKRLEQNHVAPEINGRSVDVSRFNHELKTGPEIVSSSNVAAAGCDQSQEHRPISPQQCSSDVSSVTTVDTSNNMCTKVAESDDFLEMDEIFWSEVLSADNSSMMSDYPAISTEPQLQFPFSPLINIDVEQVQATNSNMYDGMDFWHSLFTRAGELPELTEI